The genomic DNA CAAGCAAGTCGACTAAgaacaattttttatttatttacaacaacGCCTTGCAGTAGTTTACAGCTCTTACAATGAGCCCATGAGCCAGTACTGGGatcatctccatctccatgCAGATTGGGCTTCTTTTTTCACTAGCTGCCGAAGCAGTAAATGCACATTGCAATAAAGGGAGAGAAACCATATAATGCACTTACAAGATAAAACCAATAAACAAccaataacaaatataaataaataaataaatacatgttgacaaaaatataaattgtttCGTCTTTCCAGTATGTCATTAGGTTGTGTGTCTAATAACTTAATATATAAGgaataataaagacatttgcagaAAATCTAAAATAACCCAAATTTCTTCCAGCACAAATCGAGCTCTTAAGCACATAATTTGATGGTAAAAGATCATTTTGGAcagaaaatgacaactttaCATTTATCAGGGCCTGTATGAGTATACGGCTTTCAAACAATGTGATATTATTCTGAGATAGTACTCCCACTATACTATTATGACATTCTTTATAATTtacattaaatgtaatgtatctGAGGGAAGGTTGCTCTGCCATCTCGACCGTCTACATCATCACGTTTTCTGAACAAATCAAAAGAGGactgaggtcaaaggtcaaagagACTGCAAAGTAGGGGAAATACATATGCCTTTACAGTTACATTATACAATTACATCCTGATATTTATGTATTCTGCGTGTAGAATGTAAGTCATTTAGGTCAACTTCAACACCATTtgtttgtaaatatttaaaaacgcTCACCACAGAtccaaacaaattaaattaatcaaaatgaAACAAGTATTTTGGGGAGGAGAAAGCCATTGAGAGTCACCCCTCTGGGAGTTTTTTAGCACAGCCTCTCCATGTAAACACGATGGATCAAATATAACCACTATCTGGAGCTGGCACCCAGGCTCTTCCCCACTCTACTGACCGGACTCTTCACTTTTTGTTCTTCAGCTGATTGGCCAGCCAGTCCAGACCCTCGTAGAGACCGTCTCCACTGGTGGCACAAGTGGCCTGAATGTACCAGTTGCGGTGGCGTAGAGAGTGCAGGCCCAGCTTATCTGTGATCTCTGCAGCATTCATGGCATTGGGCAGGTCCTGAATAAAATCACAGGTGTGTCAATGAGGATGCCACAGTTGGTGGGAAAGTGCAGAAAACAAGGAATACATAGGAGACAAGTAAGCCTATACCTGTTTGTTGGCAAAGACTAGAAGGACAGCATCCCGCAGCTCGTCCTCAGCCAGCATCCTCATCAGTTCCTCACGAGCTTCGTTCACCCGCTCACGGTCATTGCTGTCTACCACAAAGATCAACCCTGCATGGTGAGATACATGTCTTTTTAAGGGTtactcaaaacaaaaccatCGGCTCTACTATCCCTAAGTCAGTTTCCTCCCACTGTTTAACAATATGCTGacatattgttaaaaaaacatattgctaAACCAAATTTATTCATTGCAGAGGCTTTCAACATGACTAAGATGATAATAACTTAAAGCAGTTTGAGGCTGTTTGCAAATGACCTCTTTTAAAACAGTCAGATATGCCCTGTGCTGCAAGATCTGCCAAAGGACAGAGGGACCCTGTTAACTCCAACAAGGCCAGCTAGTGCATCATCTAGGAAGCTGCTGGTCCGGCTCACCCTGGGTGTTTTGGAAGTAGTGCCTCCACAGGGGACGGATCTTGTCCTGGCCACCCACGTCCCACACAGTGAAACTGATGTTCTTGTACTCCACCGTCTCTACATTAAaacctgaataaaaaaaatcaaatcaaaatgagTTACACAAGCTGAAAGAACTCAGTGACAGGTGTTTTACCTATCAGGCGGCTCACGCACCGATTGTGGGAATGGTGGTGACGATCTCCCCCAGCTTCAGCTTGTAAAGGATGGTGGTTTTCCCAGCAGCATCCAGCCCCACCATGAGAATCCTCATCTCCTTCTTGCCTATCAGGCTCTTCAAAAGGTTGCCAAAGATGTTCCCCATGATGTAAGGCAACTCTCACCTCAACTGCAACAGAACTGTTACACAGGGAACTGAAGAAAGTACTTTCCATATATAGCAACAAAGCCATCAAAACAAACTGTGTGAAGCATAGAAAGTCAAAAACCACACAAATAAATCATGCGGTGAGACACAGTAGCTCTTCAAAAGCAACTCTCAACATTACCACctcgttagggttagggtttgaaGCCACCTCACAGGAAAGCCAGTAAAAGTATACTTCACACCTCGGCAGGCGGCTGACCTAACTTAAAGGCTGTTGCTTTACACTGTACACAGCTTGCAGGCAAAACTGGCCTCCGTACTGCGTCTCTGTTATGCGGATCAGCTTTCATGTGGTGCAGAGTAACAACCTTTATGCTGTTTGATGGCTATTGAATAACTACCAGTGTAAAAATCAATTGGTATTACATTAAATGACACGTAACCTCAGGTTGTGAGATAAGGCCTATGGAGCACACAGATTATAGCTTTAGGCGAGAGGCTTTATCCCTGACCATTACACATATTATACTGTGTACTCTTCTACATGTTTGTtatagtgtattttttttaaacatatttctattttatattaatgttcttgACTGTTGCAGTACTTTTCTCTATTGTTTATTCCGTTTGTATATGTCTATTGTATGCACCAAACgtaccaaggcaaattccatgCAAGTGAAATATTACTATGGCAATAAATATTCTGATTGAATTTGACTTTTCTGTCTTGGTATGGCCTCTTTAACAGGCCAACACTGCTGTCAACTTGGGCTAACATAATACCAAAGGGGCAGTCTTTTTCTTTGCTAATTTAGGTGTATTCCAAAATTAGTACAAAAATTCCATCCACAGCCTGTGAAGCAGTTGGAGCATCCCCCTTTTACTCTAGAAAGCGCTTATTTTTGATGATGCGCTTGTAACTGAGGCGTTCACTGACTACGTGTCCATTAATTAATATCAATGCACACGCTATAGCTGCTAGCATAGCATTTTACAGCTGCAGTGGCAGCACATCCATCGTACATCTGTCATAACGCGAGGGGAAGACGTCTGATATGCTGCAGTCCAAGCAGGCGTTGCATTTAAATGAGCCAATTACGTATTTATAGCGTGAAATGATAATCATTTGAGCATAGTTAAGATAGCGTCaatattagctagctaacgtcttcagtatttcaaaatgtttttacattacaGTCGTACAGTCACGACCAGCGCACCAGTCGGCCTGATGTCGTCGATTAACGGCATTTCGTTTACCAAGAGGCGTTAGTAGGCGTTAAAACAGCGACACATTCGCTGCAGGAACCTTTATTACTTGCATACATCTTTGAGCATTTTCCACCATTTGTAACTCTTTCACACTTACCCCTCAACGGCAGGCAGGCTACCAGCTGGATTCAGGCAGAGGACTGGATGATAGTCTCGCGATGAGCAACGGTTGTGAAATTGTGTATTCTCGCGATAGTTGACAATCACCTCTCACGTTTGCCATCCTCGATGACTTGTTAAAAGCCAGCAGCACTGCTGGAGGGCAACTGTAATTTAATTGTCTCTTCATAAAACATGAATAATCATGCGTAACAACAGCATCGAGCTTGATACTTAAcctgctttttcttttaattttagatCAAACAGTGTCCAGCTTTTATTAAAACACAACATTATTTCTGACAACATTGCGTAAATGTTAGTTTTGTGCTGTTACAACATGAAACCAACAATGGGACCAATATAAAATGTAACAGAGTGTCTGCAGGCCAACAcgcttaaataaataaaataggaaaATAATCTTAATGAATAAGTAAAGGGCAACTGTAATGGGATGCCAAGTGATACTTCCTGTGTCACAGATAATGGAAGTGACAGGAGGTAACAAAACATAGACTGAATCAATATTATAGCAGGTTACTAACCTCAAGTACAGATTTTGTATTATGTGCTTTCCTGTACATTTCTAGGGTTTTACAGGTGGCAATAGCCTAGCCTACATGTAGGAGTACGGAAGGAACCTCCCTTCAGGGATGGGTTTAACCCATCAACCATAAGAAAACAACCCCATTGTGATTAAGTGACATGCCTGAGACCAGCCCCACAGACATAGGTGAATCCATCGTTTGTCTCCCACTTCCTCTCTGTTGTGTGTCAGTCAGTGGTCCAGTGATAGATGTGTTTATCAACTCAGTGGTGAAGGCTGAGGAATAAAGAGGGGAGCAGATGTTTGCAGCTGCAGACCAGATTATGGGGTGGAGTGGATGTTTGGGGAGCATGCCGAGTTTGTGTGCACAGGGAGCTTCTAGAGGGTTACAAGGGGGTTACAGCGGGTTCGGGTGGTGGCAGGAGAGGTGGGGTGGGGAACTATGACTTAAAGGAGTCTTTCCTCTGAAGTGTCTGCCAGCATGCACCCCAGCAAACACAATCACAAGTCTCGTTGGTTCTGCTAGCTGAACTAATGAGGGCCTACGCGTTGAGGGCAGGGGCTTTGATGTTCTGCGTAGCTGGCtccttgtgttttctctcccaCTCTCCTTCGTTGCCTGTCCCACATCAAAAATGAAAGGGGAGTTGAGAAGCAGATGTTTTGAGGCATGAATTTATACAGAGTACACTTTATTCACCCCCTTCTCCACACCCCCATTTGTCCTTTGCTTCTGCATCTCTGCTGTACATACAGCAAGGATATATCTCCCTATCTTTATATCCAACTAAACACACTAAATCGCCTTACTTTATACATATAATCATCCTGTCAATCAAAGTGGGTAACTTTTATCTCTCCTAActtcctctctctgcctccctctctTTAATTTCAGCCCAGTCTGGTTGTCATTACTCGGGGGCAGTCAATGTGTTGCTATGCATGTGTCTACGTCTGCAGTGATGAGGGGGAGAatgggaaagagagaaaaagagtagagagagggagagaaaccaATTCCAGACTGTCCACCAACCTCTGTCTCACATATGGGCGAAACAGTGACAGGAAATTCCCTT from Etheostoma spectabile isolate EspeVRDwgs_2016 chromosome 7, UIUC_Espe_1.0, whole genome shotgun sequence includes the following:
- the arf3a gene encoding ADP-ribosylation factor 3a yields the protein MGNIFGNLLKSLIGKKEMRILMVGLDAAGKTTILYKLKLGEIVTTIPTIGFNVETVEYKNISFTVWDVGGQDKIRPLWRHYFQNTQGLIFVVDSNDRERVNEAREELMRMLAEDELRDAVLLVFANKQDLPNAMNAAEITDKLGLHSLRHRNWYIQATCATSGDGLYEGLDWLANQLKNKK